The proteins below are encoded in one region of Chlamydiales bacterium:
- a CDS encoding histidine triad nucleotide-binding protein, whose amino-acid sequence MKTIFERIIAGEIDSEKVFENEHILAIKDIYPVAPVHILIMPKKHFSSIQAVGKEDLWLIGEIMRAVQILAMQFKIVDNYRVLTNNGHEAGQTIFHLHFHLIGGRSFGTLG is encoded by the coding sequence ATGAAAACAATTTTTGAGCGCATTATTGCAGGTGAGATTGATTCGGAAAAGGTTTTTGAAAATGAGCATATACTTGCCATCAAAGATATTTATCCAGTTGCACCCGTTCATATTTTAATTATGCCAAAGAAGCATTTTTCAAGTATTCAAGCAGTTGGAAAAGAGGATTTATGGCTGATTGGTGAAATCATGCGTGCTGTTCAAATTCTTGCTATGCAATTTAAAATAGTTGATAACTATAGAGTATTAACTAATAACGGTCATGAAGCTGGGCAGACCATCTTTCATTTACATTTTCATCTTATTGGTGGAAGATCTTTTGGTACACTTGGTTAA
- a CDS encoding MYG1 family protein: MSASQNFSGALPRSVGTHDGTFHADEVTACALLTLFKLVDEGKIVRTRDSSKLGLCEYVCDVGGIYDPNKKLFDHHQAEYKGTYSSAGMILEYLLREKVINKKEYSFFNESLVKGVDDFDNGRAPGLTGYSFFSQIIANFAPISYEASAEEGQIAFDAAFQFTYGHLRRLWDRYKYNQDCRDTVQNCMNCSKECLVFDKAIPWQDSFFELDGEKHSAKFVIMPSGTHWKLRGIPPDSEHRMSVRFPLPLEWAGLCDNDLKRVSGIQGAIFCHKGRFISVWESKEDAFKALEKVLKAQKMS; encoded by the coding sequence ATGAGTGCAAGTCAAAATTTTAGTGGGGCTCTACCGCGTAGTGTTGGAACTCATGATGGAACTTTTCATGCGGATGAAGTAACAGCATGTGCTCTTCTAACGCTTTTTAAACTTGTAGATGAGGGAAAAATTGTAAGAACAAGGGATTCTAGTAAGCTTGGCTTATGTGAATATGTATGTGATGTAGGTGGTATTTATGATCCTAACAAAAAGCTTTTCGATCATCATCAAGCAGAATATAAAGGTACATATAGTAGTGCTGGAATGATTTTAGAGTACTTGCTAAGAGAAAAGGTTATCAACAAGAAAGAATACTCTTTTTTCAATGAAAGCTTAGTCAAAGGGGTAGATGATTTTGATAATGGTAGAGCTCCAGGTCTTACTGGATATAGTTTTTTTTCACAAATCATTGCAAATTTTGCTCCTATCTCTTATGAAGCAAGTGCAGAAGAGGGGCAGATCGCATTTGATGCAGCATTTCAATTTACATATGGGCATTTAAGAAGGCTTTGGGATCGCTATAAATATAACCAAGATTGTAGAGATACAGTGCAAAATTGTATGAATTGCTCAAAAGAGTGTCTGGTGTTTGATAAAGCAATTCCTTGGCAGGATAGTTTTTTTGAGCTTGATGGAGAGAAACATTCTGCTAAGTTTGTTATTATGCCCTCTGGTACTCATTGGAAATTGCGCGGCATTCCACCTGATTCCGAACACCGCATGAGTGTTCGATTTCCTTTGCCTTTGGAATGGGCAGGGCTTTGCGATAATGATTTGAAGAGAGTGTCTGGTATTCAGGGGGCGATTTTTTGCCATAAGGGACGCTTTATTTCTGTTTGGGAATCAAAAGAAGATGCATTTAAGGCCTTAGAAAAGGTTTTGAAAGCTCAAAAGATGAGTTGA
- a CDS encoding transglycosylase SLT domain-containing protein, with amino-acid sequence MKKRNFFILVSSIFLVLACISFFGLREHFFPSSYRSLVMNNALQEKIDPLLLAALIYRESGFKQAAVSSAGAIGLMQIRPTTIKELARLRKITKDSYNREDLFSAEKNIRLGTLYMNVLLERLFSIEERKIKIDSWYAGDPTRVILASYNAGPTVILQQCLDKCSTKEEYERILQQKRPTTIKYANDILMVQKVLWITNKVLPL; translated from the coding sequence ATGAAAAAACGAAATTTTTTTATTTTAGTTTCCTCTATATTTTTAGTTCTAGCTTGCATTAGTTTTTTTGGTTTACGAGAGCATTTTTTCCCCTCTTCTTATCGCTCTTTAGTAATGAATAATGCTCTGCAAGAAAAGATAGATCCTCTTCTTTTAGCTGCTCTGATCTACCGTGAAAGTGGTTTTAAGCAAGCAGCGGTCTCGTCTGCTGGAGCAATTGGTCTTATGCAAATACGGCCTACGACTATAAAGGAGCTTGCTCGGCTTAGAAAGATAACAAAGGATTCATATAACCGAGAAGATCTATTCTCTGCAGAAAAGAATATTCGTTTAGGAACCCTTTACATGAATGTTTTATTAGAAAGACTTTTTTCTATAGAAGAGAGAAAGATAAAAATTGATAGTTGGTATGCAGGAGATCCTACTAGAGTAATCTTAGCAAGTTACAATGCAGGTCCTACAGTTATTTTACAGCAGTGTTTGGATAAATGCTCTACAAAGGAAGAATATGAAAGAATATTGCAGCAAAAAAGGCCTACTACGATAAAGTATGCCAATGATATCTTGATGGTTCAAAAGGTACTTTGGATTACAAATAAGGTCTTGCCTTTATGA